In Fragaria vesca subsp. vesca linkage group LG1, FraVesHawaii_1.0, whole genome shotgun sequence, the sequence TATCCTTGCATCCTCTTTTGCCTCTTCAAATGCCATCATTCTTGCACTTTCGGCATGACGGTCCTCTTCTCTTTTTCTAAGAATCTCATTGGAAATTTTGGTGCTCTCGTTCATGGCTAGTAGGGCTTGAACCATGGATTCACCCACATCTTCTTTCTTTTTTCCTTTCCTTCTTGCTTCTTTGGCGGCCTTTTGTCCCATTGGCCTTCCGACAGAGTTAGGAGGAGTCTCCAAAACAATTTCTTCATCATCCAAATTAATTGGTGATTCGGTTTGAGGACCGTTAGCCGTGGAATAAACAAAGGGAGTGACCGGAGGCTGAAGTGCATCTCTAAAATAAGGGTGTTCCTTCACCGCCTCCCAACACTCCTTATGCTCAAATTGCTTTTTCATCACCCTCAAATACTCGAGGTTAATTTGATGCTCCTATATAAAAAAATCACACCATATAAAAATTAATAATCATATTAATTTGTCGAAATAAAATTTAAGTGGATTGCCAAATTTTTTTTACCTCATCCAATTGATTGGTGCCGTTTGGTCGATGATGCCCTACTTGATTTTTTGCATTGTGCCACACTTTGAGAAGCCTCTTCAAAGGCTTGAAATGAGATTGAAGAGCCCCCGGCGGTCGAACCGGGGTTGCACCCATCCAATTTTCAACATAATGCTCATGAACCTTTTGCCACAACCTTGTAAGGGTTTGTTGATTGCCGGTAATGGGACATACGGTAACCGTAGCCCATGATTCGCACAATTGAACTTCTTCCTTGGTGGTCCAAGAACTACCCGTCTCTCCCATTTTGTTGAACTAAGAATGAAAAAGAAGAACAAATCAATTGTAGAAGGAAGAGAGTTTTTTGATGAAGGAAGAGATAGATAGGTAAAGAGTGTGAAAAATGAAGAAGAGTAGTAAGGTATTTATAGAGAATTTTGTTGATTTTTTTTTTTGGT encodes:
- the LOC101312677 gene encoding uncharacterized protein LOC101312677, producing MGETGSSWTTKEEVQLCESWATVTVCPITGNQQTLTRLWQKVHEHYVENWMGATPVRPPGALQSHFKPLKRLLKVWHNAKNQVGHHRPNGTNQLDEEHQINLEYLRVMKKQFEHKECWEAVKEHPYFRDALQPPVTPFVYSTANGPQTESPINLDDEEIVLETPPNSVGRPMGQKAAKEARRKGKKKEDVGESMVQALLAMNESTKISNEILRKREEDRHAESARMMAFEEAKEDARIMAMRNSDISFGSQDWFKKLKREIRRKTDPNANADCYRPLFEEPQSPQ